In Parachlamydiales bacterium, a single window of DNA contains:
- a CDS encoding LysE/ArgO family amino acid transporter: protein MGILLALIKGFSTSCGLIIAIGAQNAFVIKQGLKGEHLLLTALLCSVIDAFLITFGVVGFGQYIHDYPLFLTMTKYLAVAFLVFYGIASMRSAFKKHSLACGLEEHIQSSVKRTTVSLLALSLLNPHVYLDTVILLGSIASQQPLDEQIFFAFGAISASFVWFFTITFGARLISPLLQKSSAWRIIDSAIAFMMWGIAVTLLVH, encoded by the coding sequence ATGGGGATTTTACTGGCATTGATAAAAGGCTTTAGCACTAGTTGCGGTCTAATTATAGCTATAGGAGCTCAAAATGCTTTTGTTATCAAGCAAGGCTTAAAAGGAGAGCACTTGCTACTTACAGCATTGTTGTGTTCAGTAATAGATGCTTTTTTAATCACTTTTGGAGTAGTGGGGTTTGGGCAATATATCCATGACTATCCCTTATTTCTCACTATGACCAAATATTTGGCTGTTGCCTTTCTTGTATTTTATGGGATCGCATCGATGAGATCCGCATTTAAAAAGCATTCACTAGCGTGCGGCTTAGAAGAACACATCCAATCCTCTGTTAAAAGGACTACGGTATCTTTATTGGCATTAAGTTTATTAAATCCGCATGTCTATTTAGACACTGTGATTTTGTTAGGAAGTATTGCCTCTCAGCAGCCCTTGGACGAACAGATATTCTTTGCCTTTGGAGCAATCAGTGCTTCCTTTGTTTGGTTTTTTACTATTACTTTTGGAGCAAGGCTGATTTCGCCCTTATTGCAAAAATCATCTGCTTGGAGGATTATTGATTCTGCAATAGCTTTTATGATGTGGGGAATTGCAGTGACCCTTTTAGTACATTAG
- a CDS encoding DUF72 domain-containing protein, with translation MPKNTKQKPLIHIGTSGWSYAHWKEIFFPEGLKTGEWLNFYAEAFPTVEINSTFYRTPSISTFHNWYDQVPDNFLFSLKINRYITHLKRLKDCRESLDYFYKNVEVLKPKVGPILFQLPPTFHKNSERFTEFLSWLHPDYRYVFEFRHESWFVEEVYELLAQKQIGLCITDLTGSLTPEVLTTDFTYLRLHGPKKAYQGSYGKEGLREWQKRIMNWSKEASVFCYFDNDEKGYAIQDARSLTDMFRSK, from the coding sequence ATGCCAAAAAATACCAAACAGAAACCTTTAATCCATATTGGTACTTCGGGGTGGTCTTATGCTCATTGGAAGGAAATCTTTTTTCCTGAGGGTTTAAAGACTGGCGAATGGCTTAACTTTTATGCTGAAGCCTTTCCTACAGTGGAGATCAATTCGACTTTCTATAGGACTCCAAGCATTTCTACTTTTCATAATTGGTATGATCAGGTTCCCGATAACTTTCTTTTCTCGCTTAAAATAAACCGCTACATCACGCATTTGAAAAGGCTTAAAGACTGCAGAGAAAGTTTGGATTACTTTTATAAAAATGTGGAGGTGTTAAAGCCAAAGGTAGGCCCTATCCTTTTCCAATTACCCCCGACATTTCATAAAAATTCTGAGAGGTTTACTGAGTTTTTGAGTTGGCTCCACCCTGATTATAGGTATGTGTTTGAATTCAGGCATGAATCATGGTTTGTGGAAGAGGTGTATGAACTTTTAGCTCAAAAACAGATCGGATTATGCATTACGGATTTAACCGGAAGCTTAACTCCTGAAGTGCTTACTACAGATTTTACTTATTTACGATTGCACGGTCCAAAGAAAGCGTATCAAGGTTCTTATGGAAAAGAGGGCCTTAGGGAGTGGCAAAAAAGGATTATGAATTGGTCGAAAGAGGCATCGGTGTTTTGTTACTTTGATAATGATGAGAAGGGTTATGCCATTCAGGACGCTAGATCCTTAACGGACATGTTTCGTTCCAAATAA
- a CDS encoding formylglycine-generating enzyme family protein encodes MHKYLTLFFLVLLSHAQVILCSCCCSSNLPKRFNTSPSPEGMVWIPGGEFLMGSDNQDAKNDEKPPHKVKVDGFWMDATPVTNRQFQAFVDATGYITTAEKAPTLEEIMAQVPPGTPPPAPELLVAASLVFTPPQGPVSLRSNRAWWAWVPGADWKHPKGPKSTIEGKEDHPVVQVSWYDVNEYAKWAGKRLPTEAEWEFAALGGTKDNKYVWGNEEFTQENPQANIWQGEFPHKSTKADGYFGTTAVKTFKPNPYGLYDMSGNAWQWCSDLYHASYYRDQAKNELSVNPTGSKTSFDPEEPYAIKYVHRGGSFLCHDSYCKGYRISARMKTCPDTSLNHLGFRCVQAGCMKKEKEDKQ; translated from the coding sequence ATGCATAAATATCTTACTTTGTTTTTTTTGGTACTTCTAAGTCATGCACAAGTGATTTTATGTTCATGCTGCTGCTCCTCAAATCTCCCAAAACGATTTAATACTTCTCCTTCTCCCGAAGGGATGGTATGGATTCCCGGAGGGGAATTTCTAATGGGGTCTGATAACCAAGATGCAAAGAATGACGAAAAACCCCCTCATAAAGTAAAGGTGGACGGTTTTTGGATGGATGCCACACCTGTTACAAACCGGCAATTCCAAGCTTTTGTCGATGCTACTGGTTACATCACTACAGCTGAAAAAGCCCCTACACTAGAAGAGATCATGGCACAAGTTCCTCCAGGAACACCTCCTCCCGCTCCGGAACTTCTTGTAGCTGCTTCTCTTGTATTTACACCACCTCAAGGGCCTGTTTCTTTACGGAGCAACCGCGCCTGGTGGGCCTGGGTTCCCGGGGCAGACTGGAAGCATCCTAAAGGCCCCAAAAGTACAATCGAGGGAAAGGAAGATCACCCCGTTGTACAAGTGTCCTGGTACGACGTGAATGAATATGCCAAATGGGCCGGAAAACGCCTTCCCACAGAAGCTGAATGGGAATTTGCTGCATTAGGCGGCACCAAAGATAACAAGTACGTATGGGGAAATGAAGAGTTCACCCAAGAAAATCCCCAGGCAAATATATGGCAGGGAGAATTCCCGCATAAAAGTACCAAAGCGGATGGATATTTCGGGACTACCGCTGTTAAGACTTTCAAACCCAATCCTTATGGACTCTATGACATGTCAGGCAATGCTTGGCAGTGGTGCTCCGACCTCTACCATGCAAGTTATTATCGCGATCAAGCTAAAAATGAGCTCTCTGTTAACCCTACAGGTTCTAAAACAAGTTTCGATCCTGAAGAACCCTATGCAATTAAATACGTACACCGTGGGGGATCCTTCCTATGCCACGATAGTTACTGTAAAGGATACCGCATCTCTGCACGCATGAAAACCTGCCCTGATACAAGCCTTAACCATCTAGGATTCAGGTGTGTTCAGGCAGGATGCATGAAAAAAGAGAAAGAGGATAAACAATAA
- a CDS encoding glucose 1-dehydrogenase produces the protein MTKKLSGKVAIVTGASKGIGAEIALQLAAEGASVIVNYSSSKEGADKIVKEIVGKGGKAIAVHANVSQQKDILRLFSESTKAYGKVDILVNNAGIYEFAMLEEVTEDHFYKLFDLNVLGLILTTQEAAKHFGDKGGSIINIGSLAGTSPIPSSLVYSATKASVDCITKTLALELGSRKIRVNSINPGLVETEGVHKIGFTESDVRREVESKTPLGRIGQPSDIAPAVVFLASDDSTWITGETWFISGGFK, from the coding sequence ATGACGAAAAAACTTAGCGGCAAAGTAGCGATTGTTACCGGAGCATCAAAAGGCATAGGAGCTGAAATTGCTTTACAATTAGCAGCTGAAGGCGCTTCTGTCATTGTTAACTATTCTTCGAGCAAAGAAGGTGCAGACAAGATAGTTAAAGAGATTGTTGGCAAAGGGGGCAAAGCAATTGCCGTACATGCAAATGTCAGTCAACAAAAAGATATTCTACGTCTCTTTAGCGAATCTACTAAAGCCTATGGAAAAGTGGATATTCTGGTGAATAATGCAGGGATATACGAATTTGCGATGCTAGAGGAAGTTACAGAAGATCATTTTTATAAGCTATTTGATTTGAATGTTTTAGGTCTAATACTTACCACTCAGGAAGCAGCCAAGCATTTTGGCGACAAAGGTGGAAGCATTATTAACATCGGTTCTCTAGCAGGTACATCGCCTATTCCGAGTTCCTTAGTCTATTCTGCTACAAAAGCTTCTGTCGATTGCATTACCAAGACCCTGGCGCTAGAGTTAGGCAGCCGAAAGATTCGTGTTAACTCGATAAATCCCGGTTTGGTGGAAACTGAAGGTGTGCACAAGATCGGGTTTACCGAAAGTGACGTGCGTAGGGAAGTTGAATCTAAAACACCGCTGGGTAGAATAGGTCAACCTAGTGATATCGCACCTGCTGTTGTGTTTTTAGCTTCAGACGACTCCACATGGATTACAGGTGAAACGTGGTTCATTTCGGGCGGGTTCAAATAA
- a CDS encoding NAD(P)/FAD-dependent oxidoreductase, which yields MKKYDAIIIGSGPNGLAAGITLAEAGLTTAIFEAKDTPGGGMRSAELTLPGFTHDICSAIHPLGIGSPFFRTLPLEKYGLTWKFPVTPLAHPFDDGTAAILDRSLETTIQSLGIDGTAYQKLMGPLIDHWDILVNDLLAPLHFPQHPIALAQFGLQALRSAQGTINSNFKAKYARGLFIGLAAHCNLPLDKSITAAFAFILGTLGHVIGWPTPEGGSQKLANALAAYYSFLGGQIFTGHFITSLDELPPSKTILCDISPKQLLDIAGDRLPSKYKQKLQAYRYGPGVCKVDWALNAPIPWKSKECQKAGTIHLGGEAESIILSEKEVWEGKHPEKPYVLIAQQSLFDLTRAPQGKHTAWGYCHVPRGSERDMTQQIEGQIERFAPGFRDCILARHVIKASEMENYNPNYVGGDINGGVQDIYQLFKRPTSYFNPYSTPVKGLYLCSSSTPPGGGVHGMCGYHAAQAVLKNF from the coding sequence ATGAAAAAATATGACGCCATCATTATTGGATCCGGACCAAACGGACTCGCAGCAGGAATAACTCTTGCTGAAGCAGGGCTTACTACTGCAATTTTTGAAGCAAAAGACACTCCCGGCGGAGGAATGCGTTCAGCTGAATTGACTTTGCCCGGATTTACTCATGATATTTGTTCAGCTATCCATCCTTTAGGGATCGGCTCTCCTTTTTTCCGCACTCTACCCTTGGAAAAATACGGCCTTACCTGGAAATTTCCCGTCACGCCTCTAGCCCACCCCTTTGATGACGGAACAGCAGCAATACTTGATCGGTCTCTAGAAACCACCATCCAATCGCTGGGAATAGATGGAACTGCATATCAAAAACTCATGGGCCCACTCATTGACCATTGGGATATATTAGTTAACGATCTTTTGGCTCCGCTGCATTTTCCACAACATCCGATAGCCCTGGCGCAATTTGGCTTGCAAGCACTTCGTTCTGCACAAGGAACGATTAACAGCAATTTCAAGGCTAAATACGCGCGAGGACTTTTCATCGGATTAGCCGCCCATTGCAATCTTCCTCTAGATAAATCCATAACAGCCGCTTTTGCTTTTATCCTTGGAACTCTGGGTCATGTCATCGGATGGCCCACGCCTGAAGGTGGATCCCAAAAACTGGCCAATGCCTTGGCAGCATACTACAGCTTTCTGGGGGGGCAGATCTTTACCGGGCATTTCATTACATCTTTAGATGAGCTTCCGCCTTCAAAGACCATTCTATGCGATATTAGCCCCAAACAATTACTGGATATTGCCGGAGATCGGCTGCCTTCAAAATATAAACAGAAACTTCAAGCCTACCGCTATGGCCCCGGAGTCTGTAAAGTAGATTGGGCGCTTAACGCACCTATTCCGTGGAAGTCCAAAGAATGTCAAAAAGCCGGAACCATCCATTTAGGGGGAGAAGCCGAATCGATTATCCTTTCTGAAAAGGAAGTTTGGGAAGGAAAACATCCAGAAAAACCTTATGTCCTCATCGCCCAACAAAGCCTCTTTGACTTAACCCGGGCCCCACAAGGAAAACATACCGCCTGGGGGTATTGCCATGTTCCGCGTGGCTCAGAAAGGGATATGACACAGCAGATTGAAGGACAGATCGAAAGGTTTGCTCCCGGTTTCCGTGACTGTATCCTGGCACGCCACGTGATAAAAGCATCCGAAATGGAAAATTATAATCCAAATTATGTGGGGGGGGATATTAACGGGGGTGTGCAGGATATCTATCAACTTTTTAAAAGGCCGACTTCCTATTTTAATCCCTATTCCACTCCTGTAAAAGGACTGTATCTTTGTTCCTCTTCCACCCCTCCAGGTGGAGGAGTGCACGGCATGTGCGGCTATCATGCCGCCCAAGCCGTTCTGAAAAATTTCTAA
- a CDS encoding chalcone isomerase family protein — protein MKSMLIKFFSVFFCMFSLSLCAQGTLTDSATGESFPKDISISYNGKQYDLTATGVATRKKLFIKVYSIASYLQKGAAQTKSDTLKAILNDNNAKQVTMKWQREVGVDKIQETYRESLQKSLPNAQGQLKNDVGQFLSFFNQPVRKGDTTIIKWLPGGYIEVDFNGTKVGSVVNKDLAAGIWNVWFGEKSPVNRDNLLQ, from the coding sequence ATGAAATCTATGCTCATCAAATTTTTCTCCGTGTTTTTCTGCATGTTTTCTTTGAGCCTATGTGCACAAGGGACTCTGACTGACTCAGCTACAGGCGAATCCTTCCCAAAGGATATCAGCATTAGCTATAACGGTAAGCAGTACGATTTGACTGCAACCGGAGTGGCAACTAGAAAAAAACTATTCATCAAGGTTTACAGCATAGCCAGCTATCTGCAAAAAGGTGCTGCTCAAACTAAAAGTGACACTCTCAAGGCTATTCTGAATGATAATAATGCTAAGCAAGTGACGATGAAATGGCAGCGCGAGGTGGGTGTGGATAAAATCCAGGAAACTTACCGCGAATCCCTACAAAAATCCTTACCCAATGCACAAGGACAGCTTAAAAATGATGTTGGCCAGTTTCTTTCTTTCTTCAATCAACCTGTAAGAAAGGGCGATACTACAATTATTAAATGGCTGCCCGGTGGATACATTGAAGTCGACTTCAACGGTACCAAAGTAGGCAGCGTTGTCAATAAAGATCTTGCAGCCGGTATATGGAATGTGTGGTTTGGGGAGAAAAGCCCTGTAAACCGCGACAATTTATTACAATAG
- a CDS encoding APC family permease has product MGKKISLASLVILIIASIDSVRNLPAAALFGSSLIFFFVFAALVFLVPTSLVAAELSATFPEKGGVYHWVNKAFGKKMAMAAIWLQWINTMVWYPTMLSFIAGTLAYLIDPALAENKTYLISCILITFWSLTLVNLKGIHVSALINNICCIIGTMVPMVLLIILGGVWVFSGQPLQISLTTENIIPPLAQTTSWISLIAIMASFLGMELSGVHVNDIHNPQKNFPKAVLLACLFIFMTMMLGSLAIAFVMPEQDINLIAGVMQMFESFFKVFGLEALMPVLTLLVVVGSIGMMINWLISPAKGLLHAAEFGFLPPFFSHKNKAGVASRILLAQAVLVTCFCLIFLLEPSVNGFYWFLTALSTELYMIMYVLMFLAGLRLHYKYVDRPKVFKIPGNGWGIWTVSLLGMFGCITTIIVSFFPPDNVDIESPMRYVKMIVSGNVLALSPLLLFFYYQKRKSTQLTQKVL; this is encoded by the coding sequence AGTGTGCGAAATCTACCTGCAGCGGCTTTATTTGGAAGTTCGCTCATCTTCTTTTTTGTTTTTGCTGCGCTTGTTTTCCTTGTCCCTACCTCTCTGGTAGCGGCGGAACTCTCGGCGACTTTCCCTGAAAAGGGCGGTGTATATCACTGGGTCAATAAAGCCTTTGGAAAGAAAATGGCGATGGCTGCCATTTGGCTGCAATGGATCAATACGATGGTCTGGTATCCTACAATGTTATCATTCATTGCAGGAACCCTAGCTTATTTAATCGATCCCGCCTTGGCAGAGAATAAAACGTATCTAATCTCTTGCATTCTGATCACCTTTTGGAGTTTGACCTTGGTCAATCTGAAGGGTATCCATGTGTCTGCGCTTATCAACAATATCTGCTGCATTATCGGAACTATGGTTCCTATGGTTTTGCTGATTATATTGGGTGGCGTGTGGGTGTTCAGCGGCCAGCCGCTGCAAATCAGCTTGACTACAGAGAATATTATACCGCCGCTAGCGCAGACGACTAGCTGGATCTCGCTAATTGCCATCATGGCATCCTTTTTAGGTATGGAGTTGTCAGGAGTGCATGTGAATGACATTCATAACCCGCAAAAGAATTTTCCAAAAGCTGTATTGCTGGCCTGTTTGTTTATTTTTATGACAATGATGCTAGGTTCTCTGGCTATTGCTTTTGTCATGCCTGAGCAGGATATCAATCTGATTGCAGGTGTAATGCAGATGTTTGAAAGCTTTTTCAAAGTATTCGGTTTAGAAGCGCTGATGCCGGTATTGACATTGCTTGTTGTGGTAGGGTCTATAGGGATGATGATCAACTGGCTGATCTCGCCCGCTAAAGGTTTGCTGCATGCTGCGGAGTTTGGATTTCTACCGCCCTTTTTCTCGCATAAGAATAAAGCCGGCGTAGCATCGCGTATCTTACTTGCACAGGCTGTATTAGTGACATGTTTTTGCTTGATATTCCTTCTTGAACCTAGTGTAAATGGTTTCTACTGGTTTTTAACTGCTCTTAGCACTGAACTCTATATGATCATGTATGTTCTGATGTTTTTAGCCGGTTTGAGATTGCATTACAAATATGTTGATAGGCCTAAAGTCTTTAAGATCCCTGGAAACGGATGGGGTATTTGGACTGTTTCTTTGTTAGGTATGTTTGGATGTATCACGACGATTATCGTCAGCTTCTTCCCGCCTGATAATGTGGATATTGAAAGTCCTATGCGTTATGTAAAGATGATTGTGTCCGGAAATGTGTTGGCGTTGAGCCCGCTGTTGCTGTTCTTCTATTATCAAAAGAGGAAAAGCACTCAGCTTACACAAAAAGTGCTCTAA
- a CDS encoding SRPBCC domain-containing protein, which translates to MTTKDPIPNPARPFTISRIFDAPREVVFEAWTNPKQMREWWGPKGFTTPHCKIDLRPGGTIHYCMRSPDGKDYWGIGVYKEILKPSRIVLSDSFSDEKGDIVQPAVYGMDPEWPAETLITVLFDNVEGKTKVTINHSVSDALAKKQGCEEGWSQTLDNLAAFLSKARV; encoded by the coding sequence ATGACAACAAAAGACCCCATCCCAAATCCAGCCCGTCCTTTCACTATTTCGCGCATATTTGATGCTCCCCGCGAAGTTGTTTTTGAGGCATGGACAAACCCTAAGCAGATGCGTGAATGGTGGGGCCCCAAAGGATTTACCACACCGCACTGTAAAATTGATCTCCGCCCCGGCGGAACAATACACTATTGCATGCGCTCTCCCGATGGTAAAGATTATTGGGGAATAGGTGTTTATAAAGAGATCTTAAAACCTTCTCGCATTGTACTCTCAGATTCATTTTCCGATGAAAAAGGGGATATTGTACAGCCTGCCGTCTATGGAATGGATCCTGAATGGCCTGCTGAAACTCTTATCACTGTTTTATTCGACAATGTCGAGGGAAAAACCAAAGTGACAATTAACCATTCAGTCTCTGACGCCTTAGCTAAAAAACAAGGCTGCGAAGAGGGTTGGTCCCAAACCTTAGATAATCTCGCTGCTTTTCTATCAAAAGCGAGGGTATAG
- a CDS encoding arylsulfatase, which yields MRPYMFHIKLLFILTFFCSYHLIQAQDAQNKETSQNKNSNAINTDNSKKDRKPNIVFIMTDDVGWGDLGCYGGGETRGCQTPHLDQLAAEGLRFTNYYGQASCTAGRASFITGRIPLRTGLSTVLAPGDLNGLHKEDPTIAEALKKLGYNTAQWGKWHLGDQPENFPTAHGFDEMKYMLPYYAGVYAYDYLPLQPDFPVHNENFMKHWNQVDLSQWAGKAGEEPVRMKKKFNYEDLATADDIIREDVVNYIKKHSEDADPFFLYVCFMKVHNPNNPSPRFKGKSKGGGNYLDSLMELDDNSGQVIQAIRDAGISENTIVVWTTDNGAWIDAWPDAGYTPFRGMKGTSFEGGFRVPAIAWWPGKIKPGSVANEMMSHMDWWPTFVKLAGGTPPTQIWKDNDGKDIVFDGLDNSDYLLGKGPSNRNTFIYINDLAFGGIRIDNFKLLYTAKDTWLGPNLNLDFPALYNLWWDPAEQYDMTFNGAAPTRGDLRTSPGRFSGSDHGWILVLAQPELTKYFMSLAKYPNRPTLPVGGSAVQLIEAANNPQELRRLMLLLEPSSQLKK from the coding sequence ATGCGACCTTATATGTTCCATATTAAGCTTCTCTTCATTTTAACTTTCTTCTGCTCATATCATCTGATCCAAGCCCAAGACGCACAAAATAAAGAGACTTCTCAAAACAAAAATAGTAATGCTATCAACACCGATAATTCCAAAAAAGATAGAAAACCTAATATTGTCTTCATCATGACCGACGATGTAGGCTGGGGTGACCTAGGCTGCTACGGGGGCGGCGAAACTAGAGGCTGCCAAACACCTCACCTTGACCAACTCGCCGCAGAAGGTCTCCGCTTCACCAACTACTACGGCCAGGCAAGCTGCACCGCGGGCCGCGCTTCCTTTATCACGGGACGCATCCCTCTTCGCACCGGCCTTTCCACAGTATTAGCGCCGGGAGATCTAAACGGATTACATAAAGAAGATCCCACTATCGCAGAAGCGCTAAAAAAATTAGGCTACAATACTGCACAATGGGGTAAATGGCACCTCGGTGACCAACCCGAGAATTTCCCTACCGCTCACGGCTTCGACGAAATGAAATATATGCTCCCATATTATGCCGGAGTATATGCCTATGATTACCTTCCGCTGCAACCCGATTTTCCAGTACACAATGAAAACTTCATGAAGCACTGGAACCAAGTAGACCTTAGCCAATGGGCAGGAAAAGCCGGCGAAGAACCCGTTAGAATGAAGAAAAAATTTAATTATGAAGACCTTGCCACCGCAGATGATATAATACGCGAAGATGTCGTCAACTACATCAAAAAACACTCTGAGGATGCCGACCCCTTCTTCTTGTATGTATGTTTTATGAAAGTACACAATCCTAACAACCCGTCACCACGCTTTAAAGGTAAATCAAAAGGCGGCGGTAACTACCTGGACTCGCTCATGGAACTTGACGATAACTCCGGTCAAGTTATCCAAGCTATCCGCGATGCAGGGATCAGCGAAAATACAATCGTTGTTTGGACAACAGACAATGGTGCCTGGATCGATGCATGGCCCGATGCCGGTTATACACCTTTCCGCGGTATGAAAGGAACCAGCTTTGAAGGCGGTTTCCGCGTCCCCGCAATCGCTTGGTGGCCAGGAAAAATTAAACCGGGCTCAGTAGCTAACGAAATGATGTCACATATGGACTGGTGGCCCACTTTTGTTAAATTAGCCGGCGGCACTCCACCCACACAAATTTGGAAAGATAATGACGGAAAGGATATTGTCTTTGATGGTCTGGACAACAGTGATTACCTCTTAGGAAAGGGACCTTCGAATCGTAATACCTTTATCTATATCAATGACCTTGCCTTCGGGGGGATCCGCATTGACAACTTTAAATTGCTGTATACAGCTAAAGATACTTGGCTAGGGCCTAACCTCAACTTGGATTTCCCTGCGCTGTATAACTTGTGGTGGGATCCGGCAGAGCAATATGATATGACTTTCAATGGCGCAGCGCCTACACGTGGTGATCTAAGAACATCGCCAGGTCGATTCTCAGGCTCTGACCACGGCTGGATCCTTGTTCTGGCACAACCGGAATTAACCAAATATTTTATGAGTTTGGCGAAATATCCTAATAGACCCACTTTACCGGTCGGAGGCTCTGCTGTCCAACTCATTGAAGCGGCAAATAACCCTCAGGAACTAAGAAGACTGATGTTATTGTTGGAACCTTCATCACAACTGAAAAAATAA
- a CDS encoding ArgP/LysG family DNA-binding transcriptional regulator — protein MLDYKGIEALYTVQELQSFEAASKKLHITQSAVSQRIKNLESFYGEPALIRTLPYKPTPLGERLIGHFKQLQLLEDTLQQDLNPVEVRPRISIAINRDSLETWFQDFLDQKHIFENILLEIIADDQELTLDYFKKGIVSACLSTSSKELPGSKAVFLGHMDYFLVCSPGFAKKHFSNHPIQKSLLSAPAIKFDSNDKMHERYLEKFFGINGAELSFNVVPSVRGFKKYSMQGYGYGLIPRIDIECELKNNLLIHLEKDKLWSVPLYWHLWDIDSTYYRKINLEIIHYVKTMLSF, from the coding sequence ATGCTGGATTATAAAGGGATTGAAGCGCTTTACACCGTTCAAGAACTGCAAAGTTTTGAAGCAGCCTCAAAAAAATTGCATATCACTCAATCTGCAGTATCTCAACGCATAAAAAATCTGGAGTCTTTCTACGGAGAACCTGCCCTAATTAGGACCCTCCCTTACAAACCTACACCGCTCGGAGAACGCCTCATTGGTCACTTTAAACAGCTTCAGCTCTTAGAAGATACCCTGCAGCAAGATCTTAACCCAGTAGAAGTCAGACCTCGCATTTCCATAGCAATCAATCGGGATAGCTTGGAAACCTGGTTTCAGGACTTTTTAGATCAAAAACATATCTTTGAAAATATATTGCTGGAAATTATTGCTGATGATCAAGAGCTTACTTTAGACTATTTTAAGAAGGGGATAGTTTCCGCATGCCTTTCTACATCATCTAAAGAACTTCCAGGATCCAAAGCTGTATTTTTGGGACATATGGACTACTTTCTTGTTTGTTCACCCGGCTTTGCAAAAAAACATTTTTCTAATCATCCAATACAAAAAAGCCTGCTTTCAGCTCCGGCAATCAAATTCGATTCCAATGATAAAATGCATGAAAGGTATCTCGAAAAATTCTTTGGCATTAATGGAGCAGAATTAAGTTTTAATGTTGTCCCTTCAGTAAGAGGATTTAAAAAATACTCTATGCAAGGTTATGGCTACGGTCTTATTCCGAGGATTGATATAGAGTGCGAGCTAAAAAACAATCTATTAATACATCTGGAAAAAGATAAGCTTTGGTCTGTACCACTTTACTGGCACTTATGGGATATTGATTCCACATACTATAGAAAAATTAATCTAGAGATTATTCACTATGTGAAAACTATGCTGTCTTTTTAA